From Daucus carota subsp. sativus chromosome 6, DH1 v3.0, whole genome shotgun sequence:
ATTAGTTTATCCTTGCTCCATGGCGCCTATAATTTTAGTTCATAGTACTTGGGAAAGCTGACTGTTCTGCTCTTCACTACAGCAAGACATTTGAGTCAAATGTATTCCTCCCTCCCTCCGTTTTTCTTGTTAATTTGTCAAAATTCATCTTTTaatcaattataataaattataataaataagctAGTATATGTTATCAAAGGTTTGTATTGtcttttagaaaaattaacaaattgaACAAGAAATTTAGTTATAAGAAATTTTATCTGAATATTAACAAGTACTCTATAAGCTTTGCTTAGGACACACtcacagtggcggaaccaggacttAGATTTAGGGGGGGCTCAGGACTTAGATTTAGGGGGGCTCAAACAGTGTTGTTCACGGGTCATTCGGGTACTAGGTACGGACGATCGGGTACGTAAAATGCCAGTTGTTATGAATCGGGTACGATGACCGGCGAATCCGGTTCGCGGTTCGATATCTTGATCTCTTTTAGTGATTTTTCACTAACAATATATAGTCTACTTATGATttcatgattaaaatatttattttacccgAAAATAGAGAAGTAAGTTAatcaaaaaatgaattttaaggtTACTTAATAAATGGTAAGGACCttcaatacatatttataagGGGATCTAAATCTTTTTTGTAAAAAGGCATGTCTCGTGTGTCTTTTCTTTCATCTGTATCATCTTCTCAGCtcctttcttttcttatttcttttactaaagtacgtttctaaaaacaatttcaATCAAGATAGTGTCAAgttatcttcctttgtaatatCGCTTACGTTAAAGGTGGATCGCCAAAATCAGCGAACTCGAACGTGATCCCTGGTGATCCAGGTCGAAGTGGAATCATGTTCGAGAACATTTCAGATCGATACTTTTTATCTAGAGTGCAGGAGCATTTCTTAAGATTATACAAGCTGCTAGAAGAGGGTCCATGCACATTTTAACATATAAGAAGAGTAATGTAATTATGTGCAAAGTCTTTTGAAAACAACTAAGTGACCATCATAATTCAAAAGAACAAATGTAAAATAGTTCAAAATTCAAACTCTAATTCTTGAGAAATCCAGAACCCTCAATTAACAATCTTTTTACACAAAATCACAACAGATACGAAAAGATTAAAGAATAACAATTTATCCAAGAATCGATCAAAATATCATACCTTGAAATTTGGAAAGCAAGTCTCTCTATATCTATAATCCAACGggggctaaaaaaaattatattgacatctcAATAACTTAGGGGgggctgaaaaaaaaatatacactattttttcAAGTTCgggggggctctagcatcccctagcccccctctggttccgccactgcacACTCACACACATGATAAATATCTGTTGTAGACATCAATCATCCTACCTGCAGAATAATACTCTTCAGGGGAATATCTTTAGGACAACTTATTATCTTAAAACTGAAGCAACATCAGTAAGTCAATCAGAacattatggggccgtttgagtgagtttaaaatgagtgttttttgcttaaaataaaaaagtggagtagaaattagaagcaagttaagacttataagtgattaaagtatttgggaaataagcagaaatcctgaaacaaaagctagcattcctaactttttataagtgcttcttgattttttacacaaacggtacgaaacaagtgcttctaacttatgaACCAGAAGCCGGCTTAAAAGTGGGAAACAAACCCCCACTATATTGTGCATGTATGGGAGAAAACCTCATTTTGATCGGAATCACATTGTacgtacaagttgtttaaattatatgtaaaattttgacTTATCAAAGTATAAGAAGTTGAAAATTCTATTTTGTTTTCCCAATTGACTTGTTCTTATCAAcatgtaatatttattattatattagtaattttattcaaactaataaattaaaaattatttttcaatcacaagtaactttttatttttatgttaaacTAAACGGTCCCATTATCTTCGTTATCTTCTCGTGTTTCCGAAATCTCATTTGAATTTGAAGGCTTACCTAATTCCATAGGCGAGTGTTGAACATTTCTCGCACTCCCTTCATGTTGGAGTATTGTGGTGGTCGAAAATCATGCAATGTTAGACCAATTATACCGGTACTTTGTTTGTTGAGATGTTCTGTAAAGAACTTTGTTTCATGTTACTGTGTAAGTTGGGATGTCAAATTCTTGTAACCAGATTTGTTCTGTTTTCTTATCATGAAAGCAAGTGACTACATTCTTTGTGGGTTGCTTTGCTCGCATCAAATAGATATTTGATATATTCACTCGACTACTCGAGAAAGGTACATGGAGAATGAGATGTACGTAAATTTTAAGAACGGTGAAAAATACTTGATCTTGCCAGAATACGGAGTCTGTTTTAGTATTGTATTGATGATCCGATCGTATAAATGTTATGTACATAATTAGTGCCGTTCATTACTAGTACATACAATTCTGTTAAGTTTAAAATTTGGCTTTATCAATGTTATAGAGCCCAGCGCGTAGTAGTTGACCTAATCCGGTACATCCCCAGCTTCTCTAAGCCGAGAAAAGGCCCTGAGGGGCACAATTTCAATACATAATGCCCTAAATGGCACTGTCCAGAAAAAAGGCCCCAACTGGCACTTCAAAACACGGGTTAAAGTAGCGTTTTGTATATTTGAATAAGACGCCACACGCATTCACGTTTTGGCAATTCCATTTACTAAATAAGCATCAACGTGACTTGGAGTCACGTTTACCCACCTTGAAACGTGATCTCAAGTTACGTTTCactgattaattttataaataaaacttgAAATTAACGGTTGTTAACATTTTAGAGTTCACTTTtaggttttagaatgatttatttatactcgaaattaaattgacagacggttagggtttaggattgagggtgtagggccggtaggccctactccctcgagcctaaaccctaattaatacgaggctgaagggccgaaggccctgaagccgagacgctggcggaataaataaatttacaatcgttaacatttagggtttaggtttgggttttagaatgattaattcatactgtaaattaaattggccgacggttagggtttaagattgagggtgtagggccggtaggccctactccctcgagcctaaaccctaattaatgcgaggctgaagggccgaaggccctgaagccgagacgccggcggaataaataaatttacaatcgttaacattttgggtttaggtttagggttgtaaaataattaattcgtactgtgtactaaattaaaaatattaatcttaaaaacatagattaataatttttaatattttaagattcatatttgggttttagaatgatttatttatcttgaaattaaattaatttttaaaaaaacattagtCAAAACGTAACTTTAATCTGGGACTAAGAGGTAACACAGACACTAAACGTGGAACGTAACCACAAGTTACGTTTCTAACTTtgagttatatataaaaaaaaaaggtggCTGAAACGTTACTGTAAGCCACGTTTTATTTGTTGAAATTTGAAACTCATGATTGAAACGCAAGACGAAGTTGCGTCTTGCCcttttgtataaaaaaacatgtaaaCGCCAACCGAAGTAACGTTTTGATGTGCCATTCAGGGCCAATTTTTATCAGCGTGCCATTCTGGACCATTCTTCGAGCTAAAGTGACTGCCAGGGCCCTCACCCGACCTGCAAACCGAACCACCATGCTAAACTTATCTTGGTACTGTTTCTTGGAATTCCCATGTGGTGGGGCTGCTATACTTCGGACTTCGCGGATATCTTGGAGTTACTGATATGATCGGTAACTTAACATGGTATTAGAGTTTAATTCTAAATAATTATCAGGTTTTAGTTTTACTACCCCTTATATTTATACtaccttttatatttttaattgtccgatttaaaatattgaaactgCGTCAATAGACACATCCAAATATTAAGAGTTAAAAGGGCATTTCGCCTATTCTATTTGTTCAGGTGATAAGTAACATCGAAGCAATACGCGACACATCCGAAAAAGGGTACAAGATCTGTTTGGTAAGTAAATCCCTTGCTGTGTACAGACCATTTAGGACTACATGAATCATGATCACTCACTTGAAAAGGACTAAAATATACATGATTTTTTTTCCCTCAGAAAATAAACTCTATAAAGGAGGCCTCTATTTTCTATTACATAGGATCACTATATATAGAGAGCTCCGGTTCAGAATCATATTAAACCAACTCCTCTCTCTTTAAACTTTCGACAATGGCAAGCTCTGTTGCAGGCATTGTGTGTTTGATCTCGATTTTTATAACTGCTGTGCCGAGTTTAGGCAAAGATTACACTGTAGGGGACTCATCTGGCTGGGCACTCAGTGTTGATTACAGCACTTGGGCTACTGGCAAAACTTTCAATGTTGGAGACAATCTTGGTAAGTTcacaattttatttcattttctatACACTCGGCTCAAACATCCAATATCAATAACTCAATTCGTCACCAAGAGTCTGTTTGTCTAGATTCAAAGTTAGGGACGTAAAactatttctgactttaagctgaaaaatgtttgtttgtgtaataagtcagaggttagtttgatgtatttttttcagcggcttaattttttaaaacttttttttgataaaagttaccaataaatcacttttatttttattattatatttttaataaatcataaatcattcATTAgccaaaattaccaaacagatattttaaactttcagtttatcatattaattcacgttaagtcataagtcagaATTTTGCCGGCAAACAGGCTCTACATGTGCTAATGTTTTTGTCTTCTTGGTAGTGTTCAAGTATGGAAGTGGTCACACTGTGGATGAAGTGAGTTCGGGTGATTATAGTTCCTGCACTATCGGAAATTCAATAACTTCTGACAACACTGGATCGACAAAAATCCCTCTGAAGACCGCAGGCACGCATTATTTCATCTGCGGTGTAATTGGACATTGCAGTGGAGGAATGAAAGTAGCGGTGACTGTTGCAGCGGGTGCTACCCCAGCACCCGCTGGCACTTCAGTACCACCCGCGACCGCGGGTGGTACTAGTGCTACTTTTCCCACACCAACTGCAACTACATCAGGCAGTAATCCGGCTTTAGCTAGTTCATCAGGAACTTTTTCCGCGATTTTGGACCTGTTCCTCAGTACTTGTCTTATTTTGGTCTGCAAGTTAATTGTTTAGTAATGTGGCCATGTTGAAAACCTCCAACTTTCGACAGGCCAGGATAGAGGCAGTGCCGCAGGGCTCTCTAGCTACTTCATTTGGTTCTATTTCATTGTTGTTTTCGTGTATTTATGACTGAGTATTTTGAGTTATATTTGTGTTGAACCTTTGTCTAGAGTTCTTGGAGCATGCTAAATAAAGttgaagaaaatcaaagagCTGTTGTTTTAGACTTTTATTCCGGTAATGTTTGGTCTTGattcttagagcaagtccaatactagatgctatatatctattgctattgctataatataacaccaaaaagtgttttttggtgctaaaataaaacttgcactccaatgctaagttctataactagtttcaaatttaaccaactcattaacttttacctaacttctataaattttattaaatatctcaacaaatatagaaccaaggatgatgtggcaacatggatggatccatccttggtttcaaatatagaaccaaagATGCATCTATGCATCGaagcatccaaatatagcacccctttggagttgagtttttttacttttgatgctataatatagcaatggaaccaagtatagcattgcattggagttgctctggAGATTGaggtttcaaatatgtttaaTCTAGTAGTTTAATAACCTTTTCTGAAATCATTTCGAATATAGGTTTCTCtgtgtatattaaatttttttaacttgaaaaattaaataaaaccagTTTAATGTATTTCAATGCAGGaggacttatttttttaaacttgaaAAACTGGACAAAACCGATTTAATATATTTCGCCGGAGACCAAGATATATGCACATCATTGGAGAGGCAGCTTGGGCCTTGGGAGGGTTTACTAGAAAAAAGGTGGCCTCAAAACTAGAAAGGCCCAAGTAATTAGGCCCGTATATAGACATGTTAGTCCATCTCTTTTTAAATCCTACTTTAAGAAAATTGCTATAAGATTTATAAGGCCTCAAAATCAGCATGAACCATCTAGGCCCATATACATGTATAATCTTACCGTTGATCCTGAGCGGAAAgatatcttttttattattttaatttcgtaAAATAAATCTCAAATGGT
This genomic window contains:
- the LOC108224680 gene encoding blue copper protein; the protein is MASSVAGIVCLISIFITAVPSLGKDYTVGDSSGWALSVDYSTWATGKTFNVGDNLVFKYGSGHTVDEVSSGDYSSCTIGNSITSDNTGSTKIPLKTAGTHYFICGVIGHCSGGMKVAVTVAAGATPAPAGTSVPPATAGGTSATFPTPTATTSGSNPALASSSGTFSAILDLFLSTCLILVCKLIV